The Cucumis melo cultivar AY chromosome 5, USDA_Cmelo_AY_1.0, whole genome shotgun sequence genome has a segment encoding these proteins:
- the LOC103491475 gene encoding ankyrin repeat-containing protein P16F5.05c isoform X1, whose translation MVVEANQSEEQSTVQTTMNDIEDLVDAARYNDLEDVERLTSAGVCLDSKDSEGRTALHMAAANGHLSIVEFLINRGVDVNALNAEKNTPLHWACLNGHIEVVKKLILAGANLSLLNSHEKTPVDEALTRGKMDVIDAINTVAAQIELTGINVSTVET comes from the exons ATGGTTGTGGAAGCTAATCAATCAGAAGAGCAGAGCACCGTGCAAACCACGATGAATGACATTGAGGATCTCGTTGAT GCTGCTAGATACAACGATTTGGAGGATGTAGAAAGGCTTACTTCTGCTGGTGTTTGTCTCGATTCCAAGGATTCCGAGGGCCGAACTG CTCTACACATGGCTGCTGCAAATGGACATCTTTCAATAGTGGAGTTTCTCATAAATAGAGGAGTG GATGTGAATGCTTTGAATGCAGAGAAGAACACACCACTGCATTGGGCATGTCTGAATGGGCATATTGAG GTGGTGAAGAAGTTGATCTTGGCAGGAGCCAATTTGAGCTTGTTGAACAG CCATGAGAAAACTCCCGTGGATGAGGCTTTGACTCGGGGGAAAATGGATGTCATTGACGCAATCAACACGGTGGCTGCGCAAATCGAGCTCACCGGCATCAATGTTTCAACCGTGGAAACATAA
- the LOC103491475 gene encoding uncharacterized protein LOC103491475 isoform X2, producing MTLRISLMYNLQSLALLNPLFLAARYNDLEDVERLTSAGVCLDSKDSEGRTALHMAAANGHLSIVEFLINRGVDVNALNAEKNTPLHWACLNGHIEVVKKLILAGANLSLLNSHEKTPVDEALTRGKMDVIDAINTVAAQIELTGINVSTVET from the exons ATGACATTGAGGATCTCGTTGATGTACAATCTTCAATCTCTTGCTTTATTGAATCCTCTATTTCTG GCTGCTAGATACAACGATTTGGAGGATGTAGAAAGGCTTACTTCTGCTGGTGTTTGTCTCGATTCCAAGGATTCCGAGGGCCGAACTG CTCTACACATGGCTGCTGCAAATGGACATCTTTCAATAGTGGAGTTTCTCATAAATAGAGGAGTG GATGTGAATGCTTTGAATGCAGAGAAGAACACACCACTGCATTGGGCATGTCTGAATGGGCATATTGAG GTGGTGAAGAAGTTGATCTTGGCAGGAGCCAATTTGAGCTTGTTGAACAG CCATGAGAAAACTCCCGTGGATGAGGCTTTGACTCGGGGGAAAATGGATGTCATTGACGCAATCAACACGGTGGCTGCGCAAATCGAGCTCACCGGCATCAATGTTTCAACCGTGGAAACATAA
- the LOC103491476 gene encoding uncharacterized protein LOC103491476 isoform X2, translating to MSSSGISSQSSQLTDAVQGLVLSDQSDKDRRVMTTSSGISIQSAEISDAVQEQVTCHQLEMGKKVEIQGTGHGSHDGACAICLNKIALQETALVRGCEHAYCATCILRWASYTQKPTCPQCKHPFEFLIVHRSLDGSIHDYMFEESVCLLLRASWYKPLIFEEREETYDDPEDDQYYHDDDEELEDAYLGESPSLRIGNRRWGYNGYVRAGRQEARPVLRQEFTGGPSSSRDPVTKQASKDKTGRRAKRALKREAADKAAAAKHQEHLARFGRK from the exons ATGTCTTCTTCCGGAATCTCTTCCCAAAGCTCCCAATTGACAGATGCGGTTCAAGGACTAGTTCTTAGCGATCAG AGCGATAAAGATCGGAGGGTTATGACAACTTCTTCCGGAATCTCTATCCAGAGCGCTGAAATTTCAGATGCCGTTCAAGAACAAGTAACTTGCCACCAG TTGGAAATGGGAAAGAAAGTAGAGATTCAAGGAACGGGGCATGGTAGTCACGATGGGGCTTGTGCAATTTGCTTGAATAAGATAGCACTTCAAGAAACTGCTTTAGTAAGAGGCTGTGAGCACGCCTATTG TGCAACTTGCATCCTTCGATGGGCCTCATACACTCAAAAGCCGACTTGTCCACAATGTAAACATCCATTTGAGTTCCTGATCGTTCATCGTTCTCTTGATGGGAG CATCCACGACTACATGTTTGAGGAGAGTGTATGCCTGCTTCTGAGAGCTTCGTGGTATAAACCTCTAATCTTTGAAGAACGGGAGGAAACGTATGATGATCCTGAGGACGACCAATACTAtcatgatgatgatgaagagtTAGAGGATGCTTACCTGGGTGAATCACCATCTCTCCGCATCGGGAATCGAAGGTGGGGATACAATGGTTACGTGAGGGCAGGTAGACAGGAAGCCCGACCAGTTCTTAGGCAGGAGTTTACTGGAGGACCAAGTTCATCGAGGGATCCCGTAACAAAACAGGCCTCCAAAGACAAAACAGGTCGACGTGCTAAAAGGGCCTTGAAACGGGAAGCAGCAGATAAGGCTGCAGCCGCCAAGCATCAAGAACATCTGGCTAGGTTTGGCCGGAAgtga
- the LOC103491476 gene encoding uncharacterized protein LOC103491476 isoform X1 — protein sequence MSSSGISSQSSQLTDAVQGLVLSDQSDKDRRVMTTSSGISIQSAEISDAVQEQVTCHQLEMGKKVEIQGTGHGSHDGACAICLNKIALQETALVRGCEHAYCATCILRWASYTQKPTCPQCKHPFEFLIVHRSLDGSIHDYMFEESVCLLLRASWYKPLIFEEREETYDDPEDDQYYHDDDEELEDAYLGESPSLRIGNRRWGYNGYVRAGRQEARPVLRQEFTGGPSSSRDPVTKQASKDKTGRRAKRALKREAADKAAAAKHQEHLASSLIQSSFPWPMCLTKRLVAPNEKLR from the exons ATGTCTTCTTCCGGAATCTCTTCCCAAAGCTCCCAATTGACAGATGCGGTTCAAGGACTAGTTCTTAGCGATCAG AGCGATAAAGATCGGAGGGTTATGACAACTTCTTCCGGAATCTCTATCCAGAGCGCTGAAATTTCAGATGCCGTTCAAGAACAAGTAACTTGCCACCAG TTGGAAATGGGAAAGAAAGTAGAGATTCAAGGAACGGGGCATGGTAGTCACGATGGGGCTTGTGCAATTTGCTTGAATAAGATAGCACTTCAAGAAACTGCTTTAGTAAGAGGCTGTGAGCACGCCTATTG TGCAACTTGCATCCTTCGATGGGCCTCATACACTCAAAAGCCGACTTGTCCACAATGTAAACATCCATTTGAGTTCCTGATCGTTCATCGTTCTCTTGATGGGAG CATCCACGACTACATGTTTGAGGAGAGTGTATGCCTGCTTCTGAGAGCTTCGTGGTATAAACCTCTAATCTTTGAAGAACGGGAGGAAACGTATGATGATCCTGAGGACGACCAATACTAtcatgatgatgatgaagagtTAGAGGATGCTTACCTGGGTGAATCACCATCTCTCCGCATCGGGAATCGAAGGTGGGGATACAATGGTTACGTGAGGGCAGGTAGACAGGAAGCCCGACCAGTTCTTAGGCAGGAGTTTACTGGAGGACCAAGTTCATCGAGGGATCCCGTAACAAAACAGGCCTCCAAAGACAAAACAGGTCGACGTGCTAAAAGGGCCTTGAAACGGGAAGCAGCAGATAAGGCTGCAGCCGCCAAGCATCAAGAACATCTGGCTAG CTCTTTGATTCAATCTTCTTTTCCTTGGCCAATGTGCCTTACTAAAAGGCTGGTGGCTCCCAATGAAAAACTAAGATAG
- the LOC103491473 gene encoding ABC transporter G family member 23, translating into MAVCFQKRCIADDTTTLFSTSNSPEETTSLSSSSSHHHSSPLVTTKKLSVRNLSFSVLPNRSIPTSFSELIRRPKPINLLKSVSFEARSSQVLAIVGPSGTGKSSLLRILSGRVKAKEFDPKAISINGQWMKSPEQLRKLCGFVTQEDNLLPLLTVRETLMFMAKLGLRELGSEEKEERVERLMQELGLFHVADSFVGDEEKRGISGGERKRVSIGVEMIHDPPILLLDEPTSGLDSTSALQVIELISSMTRSKQRTVILSIHQPGYRILQYISKFLILSHGLTVHFGSLKSLEKRIGEMRIQIPIQLNALEFAMEIIDKLKEDSNPPTSQVEEVEENQLFSSPIWPEEAVEIAQQQNNNSKQIAIFSTSHFLEIIYLCSRFWKLLYRTKQLFLGRTLQAIVGGVGLGSVYLRVKRDEEGVTERLGLFAFSLSFLLSSTVESLPIFLQERRVLMKEASRGVYKISSYLIANTIIYLPFLLAVAILFAAPVYWIVGLNPSIQAFAFFTFVVWLIVMMASSLVLFLSAISPDFITGNSLICTVLGGFFLFSGYFIPKQNIPKFWMFMYYISLYRYPLEAMLVNEYWNAKSECFSWMDQGQGRVCVLTGGDVLKNRELDGDLRWMNVGIMIGFFLLYRLLCWIVLARRASTTSI; encoded by the coding sequence ATGGCGGTTTGCTTTCAAAAACGTTGCATTGCAGATGATACAACCACCCTCTTCTCAACGTCGAACTCCCCGGAGGAAACCACAAGcctttcttcctcttcttctcacCACCACTCGTCACCACTCGTCACCACTAAGAAACTCTCCGTCAGAAATCTCTCATTTTCTGTTCTTCCAAACAGATCCATACCcacttccttctccgagctgaTTCGAAGACCAAAACCCATTAATCTTCTTAAGTCTGTCTCATTCGAGGCAAGAAGTTCTCAAGTGCTCGCCATTGTTGGTCCAAGTGGAACTGGCAAATCTTCGCTGCTCAGGATTCTATCAGGAAGAGTGAAAGCGAAGGAATTTGACCCTAAAGCAATCTCCATTAATGGCCAGTGGATGAAAAGTCCTGAGCAGCTGAGGAAGTTGTGTGGGTTTGTGACACAAGAAGACAATCTACTTCCTCTTTTGACTGTAAGAGAAACCTTGATGTTCATGGCCAAGTTGGGACTCAGAGAATTGGGTtcagaagagaaagaagaaagagtagAGAGATTAATGCAGGAGCTTGGTTTGTTTCATGTGGCAGATAGTTTTGTCGGAGATGAAGAGAAAAGAGGGATATCTGGAGGAGAGAGGAAAAGGGTTTCAATTGGAGTTGAGATGATTCATGATCCCCCAATTCTTCTGCTAGATGAGCCAACTTCCGGCTTAGATAGCACTTCTGCTCTTCAAGTTATTGAGCTTATCTCTTCAATGACTAGAAGTAAACAAAGAACTGTAATTCTTTCAATCCACCAACCAGGCTACAGAATCCTCCAATACATTTCCAAATTCTTGATTCTCTCCCATGGTTTAACCGTTCATTTTGGAAGCCTCAAATCACTGGAAAAGAGGATTGGTGAAATGAGAATTCAAATCCCAATTCAACTAAACGCACTAGAATTTGCTATGGAAATCATAGATAAACTGAAAGAAGATTCAAACCCCCCAACTTCCCAGGTTGAAGAAGTAGAAGAAAACCAGCTTTTCTCCTCCCCAATTTGGCCAGAAGAAGCCGTTGAAATAGCTCAACAACAAAACAACAACAGCAAACAGATAGCAATCTTTTCCACATCACATTTCTTAGAGATCATATACCTTTGCTCAAGATTCTGGAAGTTGTTATACAGAACAAAGCAACTATTTCTAGGCAGAACATTGCAAGCCATTGTTGGGGGAGTAGGGTTAGGAAGTGTTTACCTGAGAGTGAAGAGAGATGAAGAAGGAGTTACGGAAAGATTGGGCCTCTTTGCTTTCAGTCTCAGTTTCCTTCTCTCCTCCACAGTAGAATCACTCCCCATTTTCCTGCAAGAAAGAAGGGTTCTGATGAAAGAAGCTTCAAGAGGAGTATACAAAATCTCCTCTTACCTAATAGCCAACACCATCATTTACCTCCCATTTTTGCTCGCCGTCGCGATTCTCTTCGCCGCTCCAGTCTATTGGATAGTAGGGCTAAATCCCTCAATCCAGGCCTTCGCCTTCttcaccttcgtcgtttggctCATCGTGATGATGGCTAGTTCGTTAGTGCTTTTCCTCAGCGCCATTTCGCCGGATTTCATCACCGGAAACTCCTTAATCTGCACCGTCCTCGGCGGATTCTTCCTCTTCTCCGGCTACTTCATTCCGAAACAGAACATTCCGAAATTTTGGATGTTCATGTACTACATTTCGCTGTATCGGTACCCTTTGGAGGCGATGCTGGTGAATGAGTATTGGAACGCGAAATCAGAGTGTTTTTCGTGGATGGATCAAGGGCAAGGGCGGGTTTGTGTTCTCACCGGCGGTGATGTGCTGAAGAACAGAGAGCTTGATGGGGATCTCCGATGGATGAATGTTGGGATTATGATTGGCTTCTTCTTGTTGTATCGATTGCTCTGTTGGATTGTTCTTGCTCGTAGAGCTTCAACCACATCTAtatga